In the genome of Oryzias melastigma strain HK-1 linkage group LG19, ASM292280v2, whole genome shotgun sequence, the window ccgttactaaggatttctacACTATTttgggggtttagctaatatttcagttacatgctagctgttttggctaatttagaattttttcatttttttaggctaatttagagcttagctaatatttgagcttaatgctagctgttttggctaaattagacattttatcagcatttagctaatatttcagctacgtgttGTTGACAgccgttttagctaattttggctttttctctctttttaggctattttggaatttagctaatatttcagttacatgctagctaatttaggatattttcaggtttttaggctaatttggcatttcgctaatatttaagctagctatcagcttcagcattttcagcttttagcttcagcgtttttagctgaCAATTTCTGCaccttcatctatcagcactagcatctttagaggccacattcagcttacaccattcacactagcattatacgtcgttattaaaatatttataattttttttggtgaaaatgacagaaatgaagtattttaaatttgtgtttctttctggaaaaccgtaagtttacatttaggctgtgattgctacactttttctgttagcctacaaaccgaccccggccccacaaaggtttggggacccctgccgTAGACGAGAAGGCTGGATTAATCCGGAGAGAATGTCATTTAAGTTGGGGGAGGAGTTTGAGCCCATAAATCGATTTCCTGGTgcttcccaattcatttttatttgagtgacCCTTCCAGtggaaaaatactgtttttagtCAGAAAAGAAGAATTCAAATGGCAATCTagtttttttcccgtttttaaacccttaacaactGAAATCTTTATACCTTAAATACTGGACACACGTCACAACATCTACCATGCTTAAAGAGATATATTAAATGTTAGTGCagttttaccgctgcagctgtgttgatcttTTTTCGGAAAATGTGCTCGTAGTCGGCGTATGTTTGTAGGGACACATCAATTTCTGTCACTGTAAAGTATGACGCCCTAATGGTGtttcctgttgccatggtgattcatgctgtctttgctccattgttCAACTACTCAGAATTGATGGAAcaaactcttttcagctgttctgaaaccgaaaactttGAGTTTGCAAACTCCGAGTCAGTGAACTCTGAGtgcaggtttgaactctgaatttgttaaacctgcttctAGAAACGGGCCCCTGATTGTCTCCGTATTTACAGATGAAGTTTAAGATGCTGAGCATCAGCTGATTCAGTTACTaagtttactctgaaatatTCTCAGGCACAGTCTAGTCTACATTTACAGAATTACTTCTTTCATTCAAACACCCTGTAATCGATTTAGGAAGTGAGGGGACGCTCCTCTGCTGCAAAACGGTtggtttttttcaaacaaaatgtaactttttggctgtttttaatgagttttggtaaaaataaaacaacaaaaaattgtgATGAAGGCAGCaggaaaatataaatcaaagctaaacttatcttttatacaaaaaaatgtgtttttgataaattaaatcatcaattttcttttatttttttgtaaaataaaaaaaagcttttccgtttgttttttaagtatgaaaatgttcttagaaaccaaaaaaaaagacatttggaaGAAAAAATTGNNNNNNNNNNNNNNNNNNNNNNNNNATGCATCAAccaaaatctaatttaatccCAAAGTTGAAATAANNNNNNNNNNNNNNNNNNNNNNNNNNNNNNNNNNNNNNNNNNNNNNNNNNNNNNNNNNNNNNNNNNNNNNNNNNNNNNNNNNNNNNNNNNNNNNNNNNNNNNNNNNNNNNNNNNNNNNNNNNNNNNNNNNNNNNNNNNNNNNNNNNNNNNNNNNNNNNNNNNNNNNNNNNNNNNNNNNNNNNNNNNNNNNNNNNNNNNNNNNNNNNNNNNNNNNNNNNNNNNNNNNNNNNNNNNNNNNNNNNNNNNNNNNNNNNNNNNNNNNNNNNNNNNNNNNNNNNNNNNNNNNNNNNNNNNNNNNNNNNNNNNNNNNNNNNNNNNNNNNNNNNNNNNNNNNNNNNNNNNNNNNNNNNNNNNNNNNNNNNNNNNNNNNNNNNNNNNNNNNNNNNNNNNNNNNNNNNNNNNNNNNNNNNNNNNNNNNNNNNNNNNNNNNNNNNNNNNNNNNNNNNNNNNNNNNNNNNNNNNNNNNNNNNNNNNNNNNNNNNNNNNNNNNNNNNNNNNNNNNNNNNNNNNNNNNNNNNNNNNNNNNNNNNNNNNNNNNNNNNNNNNNNNNNNNNNNNNNNNNNNNNNNNNNNNNNNNNNNNNNNNNNNNNNNNNNNNNNNNNNNNNNNNNNNNNNNNNNNNNNNNNNNNNNNNNNNNNNNNNNNNNNNNNNNNNNNNNNNNNNNNNNNNNNNNNNNNNNNNNNNNNNNNNNNNNNNNNNNNNNNNNNNNNNNNNNNNNNNNNNNNNNNNNNNNNNNNNNNNNNNNNNNNNNNNCATCAACAAAAATCtaattcaatcccaaagttgaaATAATCCAGTAATTGATGTTTGGATGGACATTAATTCAAACCAGAACAAATATTTAGTTGTTTCCAGTGGATTTAGTTGAATTCGTTTTAAGCTTCAGTGATTTGAAAAGCGGATTTGAAGCCGATTCTGTTCACACGACCACATAAATCATTATAGGTTCAGATGTTACTGACTTTGATgcatttaaccttttaacagaggagctccagtgttcatcttctttgatttactgtaacttttcaaccataaacgggatcattccagcagattttgaaggtgAAAAGCGGCGTTTTcaccttcaaaatctgctggaatgatcgcGTTTACAGTTAAAGTTAcattatattaaagattttgttccTGAACGCCCCATAAATCTACCAGACGAGcataaaagtgataaaaagtCAGAGATGATCAAGCTCCGCCCTCAGAAGCGATCTTTGGTGAGCGTCCTCGTCTGATTCACCTCCGAAGATGTTCCTGCTTCAGGCAGTGGATGGAAAACCTACTTTTCTTAAGATgagccaaaaatatatatatatatctctaCATCCGAGCGCCGTGGATCTGGAAGAGCtgttgaaagaaaacaaacaagcgTTACAGACGGCGGTGGAGACGACGCCACAGGAAGTGATGCTGATGCTGCGCATGGAAACGGGATGAGAGCAAATGACGGACAGAATGACTGAAGGCCAACAGAGCCACTTCTCTGAGGTTAAAGGTCATCTATTCACGACAAGGGGCGGAGCCACAGAGACGACGGTGCTCAGCGGTAACCACAAGAAGTCGttcctttatatttatgttatttttactattttgatcattaaattattttttttgttcatgaataaaacataaataagagaaaaacatttttttaaaatataaaatacgtTACAACttttgactttctttcaaaataaaagacctggGATCATCTCAATAGTGTTGTAGGTAGTTTAATGTcagcagtaataaaaaaagattatatacAGTGTAATTTATAGTAACTGGTggaaattcatacattttaaattaaaatcattgCAAAAATTCAAAAGCTAAATAGAAATAATTCAGAATTAATTTGtgactagggctgtggatcagaATTCCAGaattatcataaccaaaagaatgcaaacactggagctaaagctccggtattaaagcaaattaatttTGTCAGAAGTTATGCCAGTGAGAGGAACTTCAGtctgtttttgaaacaaaacaaaaaaaagttgctattttattttgaaaacaggaagcttcaccgacacaAATAgttgtttacttcctgtgacagtACCGCTGCTcttcaagttttgttttagtttagtttgtttaataaaaatacatcctCCCTAGATAATATTGGACTACACTCTACTGTGTTTATACAGAATCAGCCATCTTGGACGTCGTGAATATTTGTACTCAAATTTTTGAGTAttcgagcacccggatactcgggTCAATAACATTGATCACCCTTTTTATTGGACAGCTAATGTTgggtttggggtgtgaggggctgtaagctaggggaAGAGggtgtgaacagagagctctcagcaatgttgaggggaagggggggcggggttgctcgtGCTtgcagttccgcccacaacccaAGAGATAAATTTCTAGCaaacttctgcagaaactttttcCTAGAAACGACACAgactcaaatatttatttaacttttgattAGATCTGTTCTGTTTCTGGATGTCTGCCGTTCTTCTGGTGGGATGTCCTCATGGAGGAACGTTATCTAAAACGAAGGGGCGGGGCCGAACGCCGCGAGGATGCTGCTGGTGCGAGGTCACCCGAGAGCGCCGGTTTCACCGTAGCAGAGCGCCTTAAAGgtcagaacacacacacacacatctaccCACTACCAGCCGGGCTGGAGTCCTCACCCATTCCCGCCTCCTGACTCCCTCATTCTCTAAGCCATTCATTTGGTGTAGTttctctccctccctcctcctcctcctcctcctcctcctcctccttcgctgcttcctcctcctcctgcatctCAGCCGGCTTCATTTGGCATGAAGGACGTGtgggggagggggcggggcaaaggaaagaaaaaaaagaaggagcgGGACAGAAAGCAAAGATGAGTTGATGAGCGTCCATGGAGAGCGCTTGTGGATGACATTTGGAGGAGTGACATTTGGAGGTCCCGGCGGAGATCAAAGCCCTCGGAAGACGTTTCCATCGTGGAAAccggggaggggaaggggggcgggcttTACCTTTACCTTGGTTTTGTGGCTCTGCTCCGTGCCGAGGCCGGATCCGGGCGTGTGGAGCTCCTTGGAGACCACGCACAGGAACTCGGCCTGGTCCTCCGTGCCGTAGCTGTAAGACGAGCCGATGTTCACCATCTGGATGGGGGGGGCAGAGAGGTAGCGTCAGCGAGGAGCGACCGGCGAAGGAACAGAACGTTGCTGACAGAGCGGATCCACACGACTTCTGTGCTCATGCAGGGAAGGGGGGACTCATCGCCGCCGCGGGGCGAAACAGCTGCGGGGCGGCGTCTGCAAGTGAACGGCGCAGCATGCAGAGGAGCGGGGGAGGGGCTAAAGCAGAGGAAGCCgggaaaggggggggggggttaaaaaGGTTATTGAGCTACAAACGTAAAAGTTCAGGTTAGAGAAGAAAACggattaaagaagaaaaacctgATCTGTTTCTAGCATGACTCAGCAGATTCATGCAGAGTCATGCTTTCACCTGGATTCACAGGTAAttctacgttcacaccggcgTATCCTCGACCGTTATAGTTCAGACggatggaataaaaagtcacgttttaTGTGGTCAGAttgagataattttttttttaaaaagtcatgtggCGTCTCTGATCTGTTTGGGGATTCGAGACAAATGTAGAGgtgggccgggtccggcccacgggccgtagtttgtaagtagggctgccacaaacgattatcttaatagtcgattaatcatcGATTACTTTTGACGACTAGTCGATATATAGCACAGATCTTAGCTTTTaattaactgaaaataaaaaaaacctagaaaaTGCATAacgtgataatgctagtgcaaattatttttcctgaaagtagtgactgaaaatactgaagctttGTGCTGAAAATtctgacacaatttactttgattgctgaagggatttgctgaaaatccaaaagctactcgcaaaatgttaaatttgctaaacgactggaaatttcgttaaagaaATATGAAGGAGCGCTGAACTTGAcctacatttttctgaaaaaaaattgtagtaaatttgctttaaaatccccaataaatgccaattttgcaaaaaaaacatctagtgtgttgcttaaatatgaactaaactacaaattagctcaacaaaaacatcagtagatgcaatttagccaaaaacgttagcatgttgcctaaatactagctaaactccaaaatactctaaagttcctcagtaaactaaattagtcaaaaacgttaccatgttgctaaaatagaggctaaactctaaattagcccaagaaacctcagtagataacatgTTAGCCATCTTAAATCTTAGATTCACTGCATGTTAAAGGTTTGTGTTTAAACGTCACCAGAAATTATTGttcaaaacctaaataaatgaaGTATTTAGAGAAAGGTTGCTCCGTcacacccattgactgtatatgagaaagtgtgatgtcatctatagaaaatagttttcttccagtttttcaGTCATTCAGGCGCCATTTTTTCAtgacggacgccgccatgttggagtcagctgatcagcttctctaGGAGGAAGTTCagagagaaaactcattttttagcCATGTGTTTGATAGAACTCTGCTTACTTTTATCTGTGCTAATATTTGATTATGTCTCTTAATTGTTGTCTTCAGTGTTCTGAATTTGAtgtcataaaatatttgatCCATTAAACTCCCAGAACTCACTATTGTTTATCATCATCAGAATATTCTTTCTGATTTAcatttgaagctttttaaaactgGAACATTTGATGTGTTTTACTGAAGAAGCAGAGAGAGGGGGGGTTCAGGTCAGATATGGGTGGGGGGTCAGAGTTGAAGGGTCAGCAGCAGCGTGAGTCCAACCCACAGTCCAGAGCAGTCCGGTGCGGGGCTTTCTGCAGGCGCGCACGCTGACCTGCTCAAACTTCCAGCCGTCGGACATGGTGGAGACCATCTGggtcagctcctcctcctggcaCTGCAGGACCCGGTAGACGTGCTTGGGGGGCACCTGCTGGTAGAGAACAGGGCGTTcaggtgggaggggcttcacTCCCCGTCGGATCTTTTAAACGTCGGCAGGAATCGGGGACAGAAATGAGGCTTAACTTCAGCTGCGGAGCTATTTTAATCCACAGTTTCATAACCGAGCTGAAACGTGCACGTTTGAGCCGTAACGTGCACGTTTGGGCCATAACATGAgctgcatttcaaaataaaagctgagtGAAACACAAAGGGAGTCTGAGGCGCTGGAGGCTTCTCTTTTGTTGAGATTCTACAACATTCATGCACAAACTCCAAAGGCTGCGCTTCTATTTTCACGTTTCCCtcctgggggggggggctccgcTGTGTAGAGATTATATAAGAGGAGAACGGCGACTCTTACCTGTGTGGCTTTGGAGTCCCTCTCCGTGATCCTCTCCTTGATCAGCTTGATCAGGGGGGTGATGTTGTAAAACTCCGCCTCCTCCAGGACACCTGGAATGCAGGTAAAACAGGGGGGTCAGCTGCTGATCGCGACACCCTTCACCTCTGATCCGACGGCGGCGGCGGTACCTTCCTCCGCCAGCTCCTTGTTGTACACCAGCTTCCCGTGTCGTAGGTAGTT includes:
- the kctd17 gene encoding BTB/POZ domain-containing protein KCTD5 isoform X5 yields the protein MATTADEPRDVADVAAPQRGGGPRHNSNNNNNNNNNKDSEAGESTSAATTAESGGNSTSAGSNGKWVRLNVGGTVFLTTRQTLLKEQTSFLYRLCQQQDLHSDTDESGAYVIDRDPTYFGPILNYLRHGKLVYNKELAEEGVLEEAEFYNITPLIKLIKERITERDSKATQQVPPKHVYRVLQCQEEELTQMVSTMSDGWKFEQMVNIGSSYSYGTEDQAEFLCVVSKELHTPGSGLGTEQSHKTKLFQIHGARM
- the kctd17 gene encoding BTB/POZ domain-containing protein KCTD5 isoform X1, with translation MATTADEPRDVADVAAPQRGGGPRHNSNNNNNNNNNKDSEAGESTSAATTAESGGNSTSAGSNGKWVRLNVGGTVFLTTRQTLLKEQTSFLYRLCQQQDLHSDTDESGAYVIDRDPTYFGPILNYLRHGKLVYNKELAEEGVLEEAEFYNITPLIKLIKERITERDSKATQQVPPKHVYRVLQCQEEELTQMVSTMSDGWKFEQVSVRACRKPRTGLLWTMVNIGSSYSYGTEDQAEFLCVVSKELHTPGSGLGTEQSHKTKPAEMQEEEEAAKEEEEEEEEEEGGRETTPNEWLRE
- the kctd17 gene encoding BTB/POZ domain-containing protein KCTD5 isoform X4 → MATTADEPRDVADVAAPQRGGGPRHNSNNNNNNNNNKDSEAGESTSAATTAESGGNSTSAGSNGKWVRLNVGGTVFLTTRQTLLKEQTSFLYRLCQQQDLHSDTDESGAYVIDRDPTYFGPILNYLRHGKLVYNKELAEEGVLEEAEFYNITPLIKLIKERITERDSKATQVPPKHVYRVLQCQEEELTQMVSTMSDGWKFEQMVNIGSSYSYGTEDQAEFLCVVSKELHTPGSGLGTEQSHKTKPAEMQEEEEAAKEEEEEEEEEEGGRETTPNEWLRE
- the kctd17 gene encoding BTB/POZ domain-containing protein KCTD5 isoform X3, with the translated sequence MATTADEPRDVADVAAPQRGGGPRHNSNNNNNNNNNKDSEAGESTSAATTAESGGNSTSAGSNGKWVRLNVGGTVFLTTRQTLLKEQTSFLYRLCQQQDLHSDTDESGAYVIDRDPTYFGPILNYLRHGKLVYNKELAEEGVLEEAEFYNITPLIKLIKERITERDSKATQQVPPKHVYRVLQCQEEELTQMVSTMSDGWKFEQMVNIGSSYSYGTEDQAEFLCVVSKELHTPGSGLGTEQSHKTKPAEMQEEEEAAKEEEEEEEEEEGGRETTPNEWLRE
- the kctd17 gene encoding BTB/POZ domain-containing protein KCTD5 isoform X2, producing MATTADEPRDVADVAAPQRGGGPRHNSNNNNNNNNNKDSEAGESTSAATTAESGGNSTSAGSNGKWVRLNVGGTVFLTTRQTLLKEQTSFLYRLCQQQDLHSDTDESGAYVIDRDPTYFGPILNYLRHGKLVYNKELAEEGVLEEAEFYNITPLIKLIKERITERDSKATQVPPKHVYRVLQCQEEELTQMVSTMSDGWKFEQVSVRACRKPRTGLLWTMVNIGSSYSYGTEDQAEFLCVVSKELHTPGSGLGTEQSHKTKPAEMQEEEEAAKEEEEEEEEEEGGRETTPNEWLRE